One segment of Stenotrophomonas sp. SAU14A_NAIMI4_8 DNA contains the following:
- a CDS encoding TetR/AcrR family transcriptional regulator: MTAQRADAAARRALILDAADHVFGQHGVTAPLDLVVERAQVGRATLYRNFPDRTALIQALLQRTVDRIRRQVEQLGDRDDALFEVFEGMAQRIIDSPALADYWRAVDSDVAAMRIARETVRDLLEAPIARAKAAGLCRPDLEKTDISLISGMLGAALRGKTREERAQLAGRALQLLRGGLQGAASGDR, from the coding sequence ATGACCGCACAACGCGCTGATGCTGCCGCCCGCCGGGCCCTGATCCTCGATGCCGCCGACCATGTGTTCGGCCAACACGGCGTAACCGCGCCGCTGGACCTGGTGGTCGAACGTGCCCAGGTGGGCCGCGCCACCCTGTACCGCAACTTCCCCGACCGCACCGCCCTGATCCAGGCCCTGCTGCAGCGCACGGTGGACCGCATCCGCCGCCAGGTGGAACAGCTGGGCGACCGCGACGACGCCCTGTTCGAAGTGTTCGAAGGCATGGCCCAGCGCATCATCGATTCGCCGGCGCTGGCCGACTACTGGCGCGCGGTGGATTCGGACGTGGCGGCCATGCGCATCGCGCGCGAGACCGTGCGCGATCTGCTGGAAGCACCGATCGCGCGCGCCAAGGCCGCCGGCCTGTGCCGCCCGGATCTGGAGAAGACGGATATTTCACTGATCTCGGGCATGCTGGGCGCAGCCCTGCGCGGCAAGACCCGCGAAGAGCGCGCGCAGTTGGCCGGGCGCGCCCTGCAGCTGCTGCGCGGGGGCCTTCAGGGAGCAGCCAGCGGAGACCGCTGA
- a CDS encoding MFS transporter: MVQPYLKPIPDWEEHEKPTMPGSASMPWHPPQRRAAYALVSLLVAITGGLGNALVTANLPFLQGQLALTPTQGSWLVAAYAMVNVTANLLAFKFRQQYGIRLFAEIGLGLYAALAVLHLFVGSFETTLLTRAASGFAGAACSTLGTLYMLQALPRRFTGNLLVVGVGLSQLAVPIAWIVSPTLVDTGQWHQLYSFEAGLALCAFAAVVLLKLPPGVQIKAFEPLDFLTFALLAPAVALLVVVLAQGYTRWWLDTAWLGWALVASIALTTTALVIEHYRRNPLLQIRWLSTLPVLHFIVGAFLIRFLTTEQSYGVVSLMRTLGMGPDQMRPLFGVILAGVITGIAGASLTFGPKRLIPQLLMAILLLGTAAVLDQHRTSLDRPHDFYVSQFLASVGAGMFMGPLIMLGISAALKQGVDHMITFLVTLSITQTLGGLAGSAVLGTFQLHREQLYSSALTSQLDPADPVVAQRLRIQQQVYAAQITDPVLRSAQGSAQLAQTTRREANVRGFNDVFTLSGWLAIGFLAWLLLLSLRTAVLKQWRKRHPVATAAAAAAPP; the protein is encoded by the coding sequence ATGGTGCAGCCGTATCTCAAACCGATTCCGGATTGGGAGGAGCACGAGAAGCCGACCATGCCCGGCTCGGCCTCGATGCCCTGGCACCCGCCGCAGCGGCGGGCGGCCTACGCGCTGGTGTCGCTGCTGGTGGCGATCACCGGTGGCCTGGGCAATGCGCTGGTGACCGCCAACCTGCCGTTCCTGCAGGGCCAGCTGGCGCTCACCCCCACCCAGGGCAGTTGGCTGGTGGCCGCCTACGCCATGGTGAACGTGACCGCCAACCTGCTGGCCTTCAAGTTCCGCCAGCAGTACGGCATCCGCCTGTTCGCCGAAATCGGCCTGGGCCTGTATGCGGCGCTGGCGGTACTGCATCTGTTCGTGGGCAGCTTTGAGACCACCCTGCTCACCCGCGCCGCCAGTGGTTTCGCCGGCGCCGCCTGTTCCACCCTGGGCACGCTGTACATGCTGCAGGCCCTGCCCCGCCGCTTCACCGGCAACCTGCTGGTGGTCGGCGTGGGTCTGTCACAGCTGGCGGTGCCGATCGCCTGGATCGTTTCGCCCACCCTGGTCGATACCGGCCAGTGGCACCAGCTGTATTCCTTCGAAGCCGGCCTGGCGCTGTGCGCATTCGCCGCGGTGGTGCTGCTGAAGCTGCCGCCGGGCGTGCAGATCAAGGCCTTCGAACCGCTGGATTTCCTCACCTTCGCCCTGCTGGCGCCGGCCGTGGCGCTGCTGGTGGTGGTGCTGGCGCAGGGTTACACGCGCTGGTGGCTGGACACCGCGTGGCTGGGCTGGGCGCTGGTGGCGTCGATCGCGCTGACCACCACCGCACTGGTGATTGAGCACTATCGGCGCAACCCGCTGCTGCAGATCCGTTGGCTGTCCACCCTGCCGGTGCTGCACTTCATCGTCGGCGCGTTCCTGATCCGCTTCCTCACCACCGAACAGTCCTACGGTGTGGTGAGCCTGATGCGCACGCTGGGCATGGGCCCTGACCAGATGCGGCCGCTGTTCGGCGTGATCCTGGCCGGGGTGATCACCGGCATCGCCGGAGCCTCGCTGACCTTCGGGCCGAAGCGGCTGATTCCGCAGCTGCTGATGGCCATCCTGCTGCTGGGCACGGCCGCGGTGCTGGACCAGCACCGCACCAGCCTGGACCGCCCGCACGATTTCTACGTCAGCCAGTTCCTCGCTTCGGTGGGCGCAGGCATGTTCATGGGCCCGCTGATCATGCTCGGCATTTCCGCTGCGCTGAAGCAGGGCGTGGACCACATGATCACCTTCCTGGTCACCCTGTCGATCACCCAGACCCTGGGCGGCCTGGCCGGTTCGGCTGTGCTGGGCACTTTCCAGCTGCACCGCGAACAACTGTATTCCAGCGCGCTGACCAGTCAGCTCGATCCCGCCGATCCGGTGGTGGCGCAGCGCCTGCGCATCCAGCAGCAGGTGTATGCGGCGCAGATCACCGACCCGGTACTGCGCAGCGCGCAGGGCAGCGCACAGCTGGCGCAGACCACGCGACGCGAAGCCAACGTGCGCGGCTTCAACGATGTGTTCACCCTGAGTGGCTGGCTGGCCATCGGCTTCCTGGCCTGGCTGCTGCTGTTGTCACTGCGCACCGCCGTGCTGAAGCAATGGCGCAAGCGCCACCCCGTTGCCACCGCTGCGGCTGCCGCAGCGCCGCCCTGA
- a CDS encoding Fur family transcriptional regulator: MPAKPASACTAPHHHVHDASDFVAVVERVSRERGLRLTPIRANVLKLIAEAGKPVKAYELLEWVRSGKGVGADAPPTVYRALDFLMANGFVHKLESVNAFVACHHPSSAAHSVPFLICNSCHSAVELEDREIVTQLEKRAKELGFQPQAQTLEVHGLCARCAG; this comes from the coding sequence ATGCCCGCCAAACCTGCTTCTGCCTGTACCGCCCCGCACCACCACGTCCACGACGCATCGGATTTCGTGGCGGTGGTCGAGCGTGTCTCGCGCGAGCGCGGGCTGCGCCTGACCCCGATCCGCGCCAACGTGCTGAAGCTGATTGCCGAGGCCGGCAAGCCGGTGAAGGCCTACGAGCTGCTGGAATGGGTGCGCAGCGGCAAGGGCGTGGGCGCCGACGCCCCGCCCACCGTGTACCGTGCGCTGGATTTCCTGATGGCCAATGGCTTCGTGCACAAGCTGGAATCGGTGAACGCCTTCGTGGCCTGCCACCATCCCAGCAGCGCGGCGCACTCGGTGCCCTTCCTGATCTGCAACAGCTGCCACAGCGCGGTGGAACTGGAAGACCGCGAAATCGTCACCCAGCTGGAAAAGCGCGCCAAGGAGCTGGGCTTCCAGCCGCAGGCGCAGACCCTGGAAGTGCACGGCCTCTGCGCGCGCTGCGCGGGCTGA
- a CDS encoding HlyD family secretion protein has translation MSPVPPRPDDADSADNVTPPPPTDAASAPAAPAAPAAPKYLRPSARSVVVMIVVALLGIALILRAWHLWPFTSSVMVTDNAYVRGQITVLAPQVNGYVTEVLVKDFQHVKQGEPLLRIDDRIYAQKVAQAEATLASARAALANSDQSQAQNRAQIGSARATLAAGQSELQRSRNELKRYEELAAQQLVSINDRDKFRTTQASAQASVQQSQAQIRIAEETLVSTQVARKGLEAQVESAQAQLELARIDLANTVIHAPRDGQISEASVRVGQYVAAGSQLLFLVPDTLWVVANYKEGQTWQMRIGQPVTFTVDAFQGQVLHGHVEQIAPATGSEFSVLRPDNASGNFTKVVQRLPIRISIDPDQELAARLRPGMSVIARVNTAAEPDPAPAPAPAR, from the coding sequence ATGTCTCCCGTTCCGCCCCGCCCCGACGACGCTGACAGCGCCGACAACGTGACCCCGCCGCCGCCCACCGACGCCGCTTCGGCACCGGCGGCACCTGCCGCGCCCGCCGCGCCGAAGTACCTGCGGCCCAGCGCGCGCAGCGTGGTGGTGATGATCGTGGTGGCGCTGCTGGGCATCGCGCTGATCCTGCGTGCCTGGCACCTGTGGCCGTTCACCAGCAGCGTGATGGTGACCGACAACGCCTATGTGCGTGGGCAGATCACCGTGCTGGCGCCGCAGGTGAACGGCTATGTGACCGAGGTGCTGGTGAAGGACTTCCAGCACGTGAAACAGGGCGAGCCGCTGCTGCGCATCGATGATCGCATCTACGCGCAGAAGGTGGCGCAGGCCGAGGCGACGCTGGCCAGTGCGCGTGCCGCACTGGCCAATTCGGACCAGTCGCAGGCGCAGAACCGTGCGCAGATCGGCTCGGCGCGTGCCACCCTGGCCGCCGGGCAATCGGAACTGCAGCGCTCGCGCAATGAGCTGAAGCGCTACGAGGAGCTGGCCGCGCAGCAGCTGGTGTCGATCAACGACCGCGACAAATTCCGCACCACCCAGGCCTCGGCGCAGGCCAGCGTGCAGCAGTCGCAGGCACAGATCCGCATTGCCGAGGAAACCCTGGTATCCACCCAGGTGGCGCGCAAGGGTCTGGAAGCGCAGGTGGAAAGCGCGCAGGCGCAACTGGAACTGGCGCGCATCGACCTGGCCAACACAGTCATCCATGCCCCGCGCGATGGCCAGATCAGCGAGGCCAGCGTGCGCGTGGGCCAGTACGTGGCGGCCGGTTCGCAGCTGCTGTTCCTGGTGCCCGACACGCTGTGGGTGGTGGCCAACTACAAGGAAGGCCAGACCTGGCAGATGCGCATCGGCCAGCCGGTCACGTTCACCGTGGATGCCTTCCAGGGCCAGGTGCTGCACGGCCATGTGGAGCAGATCGCGCCGGCCACCGGTTCGGAATTCAGCGTGCTGCGCCCGGACAACGCCAGCGGCAACTTCACCAAGGTGGTGCAGCGGTTGCCGATTCGCATTTCGATCGACCCCGACCAGGAACTGGCCGCGCGGCTGCGCCCGGGCATGTCGGTGATCGCGCGGGTGAATACCGCCGCCGAGCCTGATCCAGCACCGGCACCGGCACCGGCACGGTAG